The Vibrio sp. 16 genome segment TCACACCACAAACCACTAAGGCGAGAGAGCTAAATGCAGCGTCTTGACCATCTTTTTCAGCGCAGGTTGCGGTACCCAGCGCGTGGGATACCGTTCCCATGGTAAGTCCTTTGGCAATAGGGTGAGTAATGTTAAGCAAGTTGTAGACAGGGTACGCCACAATCGCTCCAAACAGACCGACGATTAGAACTAAGATCGCGGCAATTGCAGGCTCTCCGCCGAGGTGGCTAGAGACTTCCATCGCGATAGGCGTGGTGACGGATTTACCAAGTAGGCTTGCTATCAGTGTAATGTCGGCTTGCATGTAGACGGCAATCATACTGGCAGTGAGCATCGACATCACGCTACCTACACCACAGGCAAGCATAATGATTCGCCAGTTTGCTCGGATCTGCGGCAATTGCTCATACAGAGGGTAAGCCAGTGCGACGACAGCGGGTTGAAGCAGATAGTTGATCCACTGGTTGTCAGCATAATATGTCTCAAACGGAACCTTCAGATACGTCAGAAGTGGAATGAGTACAGCTAAGCTGATCAAAAGCGGGTTCATAAATGGGCTTTTGATTTTTTGACACAACCAGCGAGAAGCGAAAAAGACAACAAGGGTAACGAGTAGCCACATTACTTTTGTCCTCCTTTTAGCATTCGATCAAGCATAAGGCCAAGCAATACAAGAACAATGAATGTCCCACCTACCGCGCTGGCGAGAATAGGCAGCGCATTAGCGAGTAACATATCGAAATGCTCCATCAACCCAACACTGATGGGTACAAACAGCAGCACCATATAGCGAATAAATAAACTTGCGCTTGGGCGTACCCAGTCGACGGGAACAAGTCCACTTGCAAGCAATCCAAAAAGAATCAGCATGCCGATGATGCTGCCAGGAATCGAAATACCGAGAAGATGTTGAATGTTGATGCCCGCGATGAGGCAGAGGAAAATCAGCCCCATTGACACAACGTATTTCAGCACTGTTTTTGCCATAAGTTGTTATCGTCCGAAATTATCATGCGTTGCAAAAACGCAACGTAAAAAACCAACACGGTGTAAACCCATGTTGGTTGGGTGTCAGTGCCTCATGACTGGTAATTATTGTGTATGTGGCTGAGGCATCTGTTAGGGTGCAGGCGTTCTGGTATCTAAGATACTAGCTTTTGTACGTATTGATAAACGGATTTTAAAATAGCTAGCTTCTTTTCATCACTTTCATGTTCGTGAACTAAGTTTTCCAAATTGAGCATATAGTCTTCAATACGACTTTCGAAGTAGTCTCGGCAATGATTTGCCCAGCGTTGCTGTTCTGACTCATCTAAAGTGGCAGGGAAGTTGCGTGCGCGGTAGCGGAATAG includes the following:
- a CDS encoding CidB/LrgB family autolysis modulator — protein: MWLLVTLVVFFASRWLCQKIKSPFMNPLLISLAVLIPLLTYLKVPFETYYADNQWINYLLQPAVVALAYPLYEQLPQIRANWRIIMLACGVGSVMSMLTASMIAVYMQADITLIASLLGKSVTTPIAMEVSSHLGGEPAIAAILVLIVGLFGAIVAYPVYNLLNITHPIAKGLTMGTVSHALGTATCAEKDGQDAAFSSLALVVCGVITSILAPSFFAFAVWLAA
- a CDS encoding CidA/LrgA family protein; the protein is MAKTVLKYVVSMGLIFLCLIAGINIQHLLGISIPGSIIGMLILFGLLASGLVPVDWVRPSASLFIRYMVLLFVPISVGLMEHFDMLLANALPILASAVGGTFIVLVLLGLMLDRMLKGGQK